One genomic window of Pseudomonas sp. LFM046 includes the following:
- a CDS encoding TniQ family protein: MKIFFLAHGRHEESPRSVLIRTAVANGFGSVSAMARAFGSKDSRQPIAWQMRHSKLITELSRNSDLNGGQFQGSFYTQNGPTSESPVEIMGLKVPAAAIRADAYNFCPECLRDGGHRSIQDLIWLETCPYHGCQYGAACPNCQRTIHWTQLVGNLCRCGYDLCNGPTVASQSKASRLVLNFFRTRDQAALDRFIFALRALRYETQSDRSSVLEMAARVANCEEQALDELLVIASERYPCLPVRALIAPWMISSDEWISGQVARLLQANAPMSKAVGTCHCSELKLYQDEMLKALQASSKKLRSLLLRNLVQRGKQGKVRWLYSAINLCKLLETHTSIPLAADNAPEVPPTEADNDMVTIEEAAVRLGVYPDAVRNALSHGFMQTNLQKGARGRTMLHAAAVDQFTTDFAFIGQLADEIDLPRTTLSAKLLHLGVQPVSGPLIDGGLVTIYRRADLGPQLLQALQDLDRYKSNSGRKKCPISCDTLPPDDSCVSAVAARMLEVSLHDLRHLHELGYLKRAVGSKRRFTTNSVLTTKSLLEEMLTLKNCADEVAMSSQTFSRRFVQSGFIEHWRLGSKTLIPCQKDDLAWVQTALKKHSSRITARDLSLGISTGSDTDARAESLTLDVGGFLKS, encoded by the coding sequence ATGAAGATCTTCTTCCTTGCTCATGGCCGTCATGAGGAAAGTCCTCGCAGTGTTCTGATCCGCACCGCAGTGGCCAATGGTTTCGGCTCAGTCTCCGCCATGGCCAGAGCATTCGGGTCCAAGGACTCTCGGCAACCAATCGCATGGCAAATGCGCCACTCCAAGCTAATCACTGAACTCAGCAGAAATAGCGATCTCAATGGCGGTCAGTTCCAGGGTAGCTTCTATACCCAGAACGGTCCCACCAGTGAGAGTCCGGTTGAGATCATGGGGCTGAAGGTTCCAGCAGCGGCGATCAGAGCCGATGCTTACAACTTCTGTCCAGAATGCCTCCGGGACGGAGGCCATCGATCTATACAGGACCTCATCTGGCTGGAGACCTGCCCCTACCATGGGTGCCAGTACGGGGCTGCCTGCCCTAACTGCCAGAGAACCATCCACTGGACGCAGTTGGTGGGCAATCTGTGCCGATGCGGTTATGACCTCTGCAATGGTCCCACCGTAGCATCTCAATCCAAGGCCTCCCGTCTGGTTCTAAATTTCTTCAGAACCAGGGACCAGGCAGCGTTGGATCGTTTCATCTTTGCACTGCGGGCACTTCGCTACGAGACACAATCGGACCGCTCCAGTGTCCTCGAAATGGCAGCACGCGTGGCCAATTGTGAAGAGCAAGCGCTCGATGAACTGCTCGTTATCGCTAGCGAACGCTACCCCTGCTTGCCAGTTCGCGCACTCATCGCTCCCTGGATGATATCTAGCGACGAGTGGATCAGCGGCCAGGTCGCGCGTTTGCTACAGGCCAATGCGCCCATGAGCAAGGCGGTCGGCACGTGCCATTGCTCAGAGCTAAAGCTTTACCAAGACGAAATGCTCAAGGCATTGCAGGCCTCTTCCAAGAAACTCCGCTCTCTGCTGCTGCGCAATCTGGTCCAGCGTGGAAAACAGGGGAAAGTGCGCTGGCTCTACTCCGCGATCAACCTCTGCAAATTGTTGGAGACGCATACGAGCATTCCGCTTGCGGCAGACAACGCTCCGGAGGTTCCTCCCACCGAAGCCGACAACGACATGGTCACTATTGAGGAGGCCGCAGTCCGCCTGGGCGTTTATCCCGACGCGGTGCGCAATGCCCTCTCACACGGTTTTATGCAGACCAACCTGCAAAAAGGCGCCCGTGGCAGAACAATGCTCCATGCAGCGGCTGTTGATCAGTTCACGACTGACTTCGCGTTCATCGGTCAGCTTGCCGATGAAATAGATCTTCCTCGCACCACTCTCTCAGCCAAGTTGCTTCACCTAGGAGTGCAGCCTGTATCAGGCCCTTTGATCGACGGTGGACTGGTGACTATCTATCGACGTGCGGATCTTGGCCCACAGCTGTTGCAAGCACTCCAAGACCTGGATCGTTACAAATCAAATTCCGGTAGAAAGAAATGCCCCATTAGCTGCGACACGCTACCGCCAGACGATTCGTGCGTGAGCGCTGTTGCCGCACGCATGCTGGAGGTGTCTCTTCATGACCTCAGACACTTGCACGAACTTGGGTACCTCAAGCGCGCAGTGGGCTCCAAGCGTCGCTTCACAACAAATTCAGTCCTCACCACCAAGAGTCTGCTGGAGGAAATGCTAACGCTGAAGAATTGCGCCGACGAGGTGGCAATGTCATCGCAGACGTTCTCTCGGCGCTTCGTCCAAAGCGGATTCATTGAGCATTGGCGCCTGGGAAGTAAAACCCTTATCCCCTGCCAGAAGGACGATTTGGCATGGGTACAAACAGCGTTGAAGAAGCACAGCAGCCGAATCACTGCCCGAGATCTTTCCCTCGGCATTTCGACTGGCAGCGATACGGACGCCCGGGCGGAGTCGCTCACCTTGGATGTGGGAGGTTTCCTGAAATCATGA
- a CDS encoding site-specific integrase, translated as MTELDRYLEAAERDNTRRSYRTALAHYELVWGGLLPASSESVARYLASYAESLSTNTLRHRLAALARWHRQNGFSDPTKTELVRQVFKGIRALHPNQEKQAAPLQLKQLEAGIGWLERQAEIAKETGQRGLYRRSLRDRALILIGFWRAFRSDELCRLRIELIQARAGEGMQLFLPQSKGDRENLGVTYKAPALQRLCPVQAYLDWLEAAQLREGPVFRAINRWGQVQVAGLHPNSVVPILRQALHGGEVDAQAFSSHSLRRGFATWATRNGWDQKALMEYVGWRDAKSALRYIEAAPAFLLS; from the coding sequence ATGACCGAGCTCGATCGTTACCTCGAGGCCGCCGAACGGGACAACACGCGTCGCTCGTACCGGACCGCGCTGGCACATTACGAGCTGGTCTGGGGCGGACTCCTACCGGCCAGCAGCGAAAGCGTGGCGCGCTACCTGGCTAGTTACGCTGAGTCACTGTCGACCAACACCCTGCGCCATCGACTCGCGGCGTTGGCGCGCTGGCATCGGCAGAATGGCTTCAGCGATCCGACCAAGACCGAACTGGTGCGCCAGGTGTTCAAGGGCATCCGTGCACTACACCCTAACCAAGAAAAACAGGCAGCCCCCCTGCAACTCAAGCAGTTGGAGGCAGGAATCGGCTGGCTGGAGCGACAAGCCGAAATTGCCAAAGAGACCGGCCAACGCGGTCTCTATCGCCGCAGCTTGCGTGACCGCGCGCTAATCCTGATCGGTTTCTGGCGGGCCTTCCGCAGTGACGAGTTATGCCGCTTGCGGATCGAACTGATTCAGGCGCGCGCCGGCGAGGGCATGCAGCTCTTTCTGCCGCAGAGCAAGGGCGATCGCGAGAACTTAGGGGTGACCTACAAGGCCCCGGCGCTCCAGCGACTATGCCCCGTGCAGGCCTATCTCGACTGGTTGGAGGCGGCGCAGTTGCGGGAAGGGCCGGTGTTTCGGGCAATCAACCGATGGGGACAGGTGCAGGTGGCCGGGCTGCACCCCAACAGTGTGGTGCCGATCTTGCGCCAAGCGCTCCACGGAGGCGAGGTGGACGCCCAAGCGTTTAGCAGCCATTCCCTACGTCGCGGCTTTGCGACTTGGGCGACACGTAATGGCTGGGATCAGAAGGCGCTCATGGAATATGTCGGATGGCGCGATGCCAAGTCGGCTCTGCGTTATATCGAAGCTGCACCTGCGTTCCTGCTGAGTTAG
- a CDS encoding DUF6615 family protein, with product MRPSLCSSFRSLARQTHKKLGEARVAQHQLREETLTDINILELKHSHPDRIYCQTFTNAEESLNGADWEWWLTDRTRSRWIGFRVQAKVLELNTDTFAHLHYKSRAGRAYQSTRLRKAAEDDGLIPLYCLYTHSPSSSSWTPPLFAEDAYGCALVRAKDIERLRRKGKLNDFESVMPKSVPWHTLVCIESAFSSDGSHLTLPDISASLFGEPNSMPKISQLPDCESDIPANRLYSSVRLQPPPYVSALMEGEPLTGLGKQVRGILVIIGDVINNEPDFLNQEQHTR from the coding sequence ATGAGACCGTCCCTTTGTAGTTCATTTCGCAGCCTTGCTCGCCAAACGCACAAGAAACTCGGAGAAGCGCGAGTTGCGCAGCATCAACTTCGCGAAGAAACCCTCACGGACATCAATATTCTTGAACTGAAGCACAGCCATCCAGACCGAATTTACTGCCAAACCTTCACCAACGCAGAAGAATCTCTGAATGGTGCAGATTGGGAATGGTGGCTGACCGATCGGACTCGTTCCAGATGGATTGGGTTTCGCGTGCAGGCCAAGGTTCTTGAACTTAATACCGACACGTTTGCTCACCTTCATTACAAATCAAGGGCGGGGCGTGCCTATCAATCAACGCGCCTTCGAAAAGCGGCTGAAGATGACGGCCTGATACCATTGTATTGCCTATACACTCACAGTCCATCTAGCAGCTCTTGGACTCCTCCTTTATTCGCTGAAGACGCCTACGGTTGCGCCCTGGTTCGCGCTAAAGATATTGAGCGTCTGCGGCGCAAAGGAAAACTCAATGACTTTGAAAGCGTAATGCCCAAAAGCGTTCCCTGGCACACGTTGGTCTGCATCGAAAGTGCCTTTTCCTCCGATGGATCGCACCTCACTCTACCTGATATTTCTGCATCTCTCTTTGGCGAACCGAATTCAATGCCAAAAATTTCACAACTCCCCGATTGCGAAAGTGATATTCCGGCCAATCGATTATACTCCAGCGTACGTTTACAACCTCCACCGTACGTTTCCGCGTTGATGGAAGGAGAGCCTTTAACTGGCTTAGGCAAGCAAGTTAGGGGAATCCTCGTTATCATTGGTGACGTTATCAATAACGAGCCGGATTTTCTTAATCAGGAGCAGCACACCAGGTGA
- a CDS encoding TnsA endonuclease N-terminal domain-containing protein, which translates to MGLKNNSPKLNPPSRNIESGHFGKHLVYFPSLKNCRQIVCESKLEADFCLLLEFDQNIISYHPQPITISTVVGDKKRRYTPDFLVKRRYQHDLYVEIKPDAQLLSNNYLEYILQAKAKFQKRGADLLLIDAKKIRTHHKLNNLRTIYSRIHNTTKLEDDYLQDFIKENVFPCSIERLISTPNAPTLNAILKAIFTHKLYVNLNEPISLSSTVDSNHEQ; encoded by the coding sequence ATGGGCCTTAAAAACAACTCTCCCAAACTAAACCCGCCATCCAGAAACATTGAAAGCGGGCACTTTGGCAAGCATCTCGTCTACTTTCCTTCATTAAAGAACTGTCGCCAAATCGTCTGCGAAAGCAAACTCGAAGCTGACTTTTGCCTACTCTTAGAATTCGACCAAAACATCATTTCCTACCACCCACAGCCAATCACTATTAGTACGGTGGTGGGCGACAAAAAGAGAAGATACACCCCGGACTTCCTCGTAAAACGACGTTATCAACACGACCTTTACGTCGAAATAAAGCCTGACGCCCAACTGCTGAGCAATAACTATCTCGAGTATATCCTTCAGGCGAAAGCGAAATTCCAGAAAAGAGGGGCAGATCTCCTGCTAATAGACGCTAAAAAAATCCGTACCCACCACAAACTGAACAACCTCAGGACGATCTACAGCCGTATACACAATACGACAAAACTCGAAGATGACTACCTACAGGACTTTATCAAAGAGAACGTATTTCCCTGTTCGATAGAACGCCTCATCTCAACCCCGAACGCGCCAACGCTGAACGCCATACTCAAAGCCATTTTTACGCACAAACTTTATGTCAACCTGAACGAACCAATCAGCTTGTCTTCGACCGTGGACTCAAATCATGAACAATGA
- a CDS encoding inositol monophosphatase family protein: MLDAVIALVMEAGRLIAAELLRPGGPRGAGDKANIDGEVEVLLRQALGKILACDFVGEETGVLLSGHRYCWVVDPNDGTSDFLQGHLGSAISVGLLRECVPVLGVVYAPLTERGADCIAWAEGLPHLLRNGELTAPNVAAGALAVGVDVFVSLAARARPTQNTELCAPASFHPMPSIAYRLARVAAGDGVAAVSLYAVSPHDVVAGHALLRAGGGDLWNEKGQALGYATPVAFNQPVRFCFGGRETACRELIKRPWQIVFHDSQE, translated from the coding sequence ATGCTCGATGCGGTGATCGCGTTGGTGATGGAGGCTGGACGCCTGATCGCTGCTGAACTGTTGCGACCCGGGGGGCCGAGAGGCGCCGGGGACAAGGCGAACATTGATGGCGAGGTCGAGGTCCTGCTGCGCCAGGCCTTGGGGAAGATACTGGCCTGCGACTTTGTCGGTGAGGAAACAGGTGTCCTGCTGAGTGGCCACCGCTATTGCTGGGTCGTGGATCCGAACGATGGCACCAGCGACTTCCTGCAAGGGCACCTAGGTTCGGCGATTTCGGTTGGCTTGCTGCGAGAGTGTGTGCCGGTACTGGGTGTCGTCTATGCCCCGCTGACGGAGCGGGGGGCGGATTGCATTGCATGGGCCGAGGGGCTGCCGCACCTGCTGCGCAATGGCGAGTTGACCGCGCCGAATGTCGCGGCAGGAGCGCTGGCGGTGGGTGTCGACGTCTTTGTCAGCCTTGCGGCGCGCGCCCGGCCCACCCAGAACACTGAGCTCTGTGCCCCAGCGTCCTTCCACCCCATGCCGAGCATTGCCTATCGACTCGCCCGGGTGGCCGCGGGGGATGGGGTCGCCGCGGTGTCGTTGTATGCGGTGTCGCCGCACGATGTGGTGGCGGGTCATGCGTTGCTGCGGGCAGGCGGCGGCGATCTCTGGAACGAAAAGGGACAGGCATTGGGATACGCGACACCCGTTGCGTTCAATCAACCCGTCAGGTTTTGTTTCGGCGGTAGGGAGACTGCCTGTCGGGAGCTGATAAAGCGCCCGTGGCAGATCGTCTTTCACGATTCTCAAGAATAG
- a CDS encoding HORMA domain containing protein, translating to MSAVATYSYTHSVTYVADNILKSLKDIIRLSGLDPSNFVEGWSSNLLAVKTWLDSGDLERVVLEIYNPTTDTLITRWDIDIVYSWSSSGDGSFWTDTEQLQYAIRKAGLMPSQAKYKLMLHTKQGRPDVPGWSKGSYRSTDGMVKQSLGTTVEHNGLGGQAGYWRQR from the coding sequence ATGAGCGCTGTTGCTACCTACTCGTATACCCATTCCGTTACTTATGTGGCTGACAATATCCTCAAGAGCCTGAAAGACATCATCCGGCTCAGCGGGCTTGATCCGTCAAATTTCGTCGAGGGTTGGTCCAGCAACCTGTTAGCTGTCAAAACTTGGTTGGATTCCGGAGACCTGGAGCGGGTTGTTCTCGAGATCTACAACCCGACGACTGACACGCTGATTACCCGTTGGGACATCGACATTGTCTACAGCTGGTCTTCCTCGGGCGATGGCAGTTTCTGGACCGACACTGAGCAGCTGCAGTACGCGATCCGCAAAGCCGGTCTTATGCCGTCCCAAGCCAAGTACAAACTGATGCTCCATACCAAACAGGGGCGTCCGGATGTTCCCGGCTGGAGCAAGGGGAGTTACCGGTCAACTGATGGCATGGTCAAGCAGAGTCTCGGAACGACGGTCGAACACAACGGTTTGGGAGGCCAAGCCGGCTACTGGAGGCAACGCTAA
- a CDS encoding DUF6602 domain-containing protein — protein MDVVVFDRHFTPTLLDQQKHRYIPAEAVYAVFESKPHVDKSYLEYAGNKAASVRKLHRTSVAIAHAGGTYQPKALFPILAGIVAPKSSWADGLGESFQKHLPTSELERLDCGCALADGAFDLFGGDLKTVPSEGALIYFLFRLLSKLQSLGTVPAIDWSAYATVINR, from the coding sequence ATGGATGTCGTGGTTTTCGATCGGCATTTCACGCCCACGTTGCTTGACCAACAGAAGCACCGCTACATTCCCGCCGAAGCGGTCTATGCAGTGTTTGAATCTAAGCCCCACGTCGACAAGAGCTATCTTGAGTACGCTGGCAACAAGGCGGCCTCCGTACGCAAACTACATCGGACCTCGGTGGCCATAGCGCACGCCGGCGGCACCTACCAACCCAAAGCACTCTTCCCAATTCTGGCGGGGATAGTTGCGCCTAAATCCAGTTGGGCTGACGGCTTGGGAGAATCGTTCCAGAAGCACCTGCCCACCAGCGAGCTGGAACGGCTCGACTGTGGGTGCGCATTAGCCGATGGCGCATTCGACTTATTCGGTGGTGATTTGAAGACCGTGCCATCCGAAGGCGCCTTGATCTATTTTCTCTTTCGGCTGCTATCCAAGCTGCAATCTCTCGGGACGGTGCCGGCCATTGATTGGTCCGCTTATGCCACCGTGATAAACAGATAG
- a CDS encoding multidrug effflux MFS transporter, with translation MDTRFGWGGIVGVALPAFFFISMNGLIVANSVSAALADFPHRAGAASALLGATHYGSGILSAALVGWFADETPWTMGWVIGLYGINLLAIMPSPRTVLEVWLSLFLRVGTLRP, from the coding sequence GTGGACACCCGTTTCGGCTGGGGCGGCATAGTCGGCGTGGCGCTGCCGGCGTTCTTCTTCATTTCCATGAACGGGTTGATCGTAGCCAACTCTGTCTCCGCCGCGCTGGCGGATTTTCCGCATCGTGCAGGGGCCGCCTCCGCGCTGCTGGGCGCTACGCATTACGGCAGCGGCATCCTCAGCGCCGCGTTAGTCGGCTGGTTTGCGGATGAAACACCGTGGACCATGGGCTGGGTCATCGGACTCTACGGCATCAACTTGCTTGCGATTATGCCAAGCCCTCGGACTGTGTTGGAGGTGTGGCTAAGCTTGTTCTTGCGTGTGGGTACGTTGAGGCCATGA
- a CDS encoding DDE-type integrase/transposase/recombinase, whose amino-acid sequence MNNELKIVPGAQYKFNNDIYEVVTSDDLITIRSINTKIHRHIGVDDFTAMLANQTITKYQNAPIDLTSAPKMEEFVVDNGAEVRNERVKIIARLLGIELRYVPPGQPNAKAFTERFFQNGRHRFGYEPR is encoded by the coding sequence ATGAACAATGAACTAAAAATAGTTCCAGGCGCGCAGTACAAATTTAACAATGACATCTACGAGGTCGTAACCTCTGACGACTTAATCACCATCCGATCGATCAACACAAAAATTCATAGGCACATTGGCGTAGATGACTTCACCGCAATGCTGGCAAATCAAACCATTACGAAATACCAGAATGCCCCCATCGATTTGACCTCAGCACCAAAGATGGAAGAGTTTGTCGTTGATAACGGTGCCGAGGTTAGAAATGAGCGCGTAAAAATTATCGCACGCCTACTAGGTATTGAACTGCGCTACGTGCCTCCAGGCCAACCAAACGCAAAGGCATTTACTGAGCGTTTTTTTCAGAACGGCCGACACCGGTTTGGATATGAACCTAGATGA
- a CDS encoding DNA-binding protein, with the protein MARGGINKALVLKAKQALQARGARPTIDAVRTELGNTGSKSTIHRYLQELARLPEVPPPSLSEELGSLIAHVADRLVLEAEAKVSTAREAVARQHNENLAQRRYSEERIQELQAGNMRLTEQLNECQQDLEQLRERYQTSEFERGRAEQSLHGLQELLEERANQLRSLEDKHQMARYALDHYREARKEQREQEHQHHDAQVQQLQAELRQLRQSLLSKQDELSTLNRDNERLLVEARNLVKHQSAIESELAMQRSALQTLRQELTARSTEKAALEERLKQHNVERLRLKHQVQQQARQLEVLQDRLVTLAAVAPPREVVPLPSPAR; encoded by the coding sequence ATGGCACGCGGCGGCATCAACAAAGCCCTGGTCCTGAAGGCCAAGCAAGCACTGCAGGCGCGCGGCGCCCGGCCGACCATCGATGCAGTGCGGACAGAGCTGGGCAATACGGGTTCTAAGTCCACCATTCATCGCTACCTGCAAGAACTGGCAAGGTTGCCGGAAGTACCCCCGCCCTCGCTTAGCGAAGAGCTTGGGTCTTTGATTGCCCATGTAGCCGACCGCCTGGTTCTGGAGGCTGAGGCCAAAGTGAGTACGGCACGGGAAGCCGTTGCCCGGCAGCACAACGAAAATCTCGCCCAACGGCGTTACAGCGAGGAGCGAATTCAAGAACTGCAAGCAGGAAATATGCGCTTGACCGAGCAATTGAACGAGTGCCAACAGGACCTGGAGCAACTGCGAGAGCGGTACCAGACCAGCGAGTTTGAACGTGGGCGCGCCGAGCAAAGCCTCCACGGCTTGCAGGAACTGCTGGAGGAGCGCGCCAACCAGTTGCGGTCGCTGGAGGATAAGCACCAGATGGCCCGCTATGCCCTGGACCACTATCGAGAGGCCCGAAAAGAGCAGCGTGAGCAAGAACACCAACATCATGACGCGCAAGTGCAACAGCTGCAGGCAGAGCTGCGCCAGCTTCGTCAGAGTTTGCTGAGTAAACAGGACGAGCTTTCCACGCTAAATCGCGACAACGAGCGCCTCCTGGTCGAAGCCCGAAACTTGGTGAAACACCAATCGGCGATCGAGAGTGAACTGGCGATGCAACGCAGCGCGTTACAAACGCTTCGCCAAGAACTGACGGCACGGAGCACGGAGAAAGCCGCATTGGAGGAGCGATTGAAACAGCATAATGTGGAGCGCTTACGACTGAAGCATCAGGTGCAGCAGCAGGCCCGGCAGCTCGAAGTGTTACAAGATCGACTGGTCACCCTAGCAGCAGTAGCCCCCCCTCGCGAGGTCGTTCCCCTACCCTCCCCTGCAAGGTAA
- a CDS encoding antitoxin Xre/MbcA/ParS toxin-binding domain-containing protein, which yields MTGTFDVRYAEMLERAAQILGSREKAERWMATPALGLEGRRPIDLLGSPEDLELLATFLGRIEYGVYH from the coding sequence ATGACTGGTACTTTCGATGTGCGTTACGCCGAAATGCTGGAGCGCGCAGCGCAGATTCTGGGGAGTCGGGAGAAAGCCGAGCGATGGATGGCCACGCCTGCGCTGGGGCTCGAGGGGCGCCGCCCTATCGACTTGCTCGGCAGCCCAGAGGACCTGGAACTGCTTGCAACCTTTCTCGGACGAATCGAGTACGGGGTCTACCACTGA
- a CDS encoding DDE-type integrase/transposase/recombinase, whose product MSNELQVIPGAQYSFNNDIYEVVTSSDLITLRSINTKLHRHIGINDFAAMLANKTITKYQNAPIDLTSAPLLLALNKIHQSRYIRKHAYIQKLEHLFAGRLPRKKTEAAIKSIATEINDPKPPNYSTVYNWKRIFDGNNRNPLALIRAAPNRPRGNLLSEEAHELIQHFIHTEFFKAERPNVKTIHKLICGEIQATNLERFKYNAVGLRAPSYSTVRREIMKLDGYLVDSHRHSRDFVNKKYHFGVKSEVSELLYGQAQGDTALMNLFVVDEHGIVMGRPILSAILDLGCRACTGWDISLGAPNAESFIKAIKMAVEAKPEGAIGGKPLELGVDNGPEVRNDRVKLIARLLGIELRYVPPGQPNAKSFIERFFRTVDTGLTHFIPGTTKSSPLEREDYDSMKHATLTLNELRYFFKRWLDEVYHETVHSSLHMSPKQALKEMSANQMPPERFSREDLDFACLCSKRRAIKGGRVEIFTLTWTGASLPDVARRLEGEYAIVYYDPTNLGTVWVAHPEEPRHLFPAIATNPQYQEGLSLQDHNAVQKRLAEEGKEFTNTAAHEALREIYSEIEEIIEDRKKAKKNNKTKTPPKTKKTTTTKKTTKITKTTKAKDAKKVAQQSHDKENDSGMPIAEKIAAQHFEDEPNLYKSYRIRPT is encoded by the coding sequence ATGAGCAATGAACTGCAGGTCATCCCTGGCGCGCAATACTCGTTTAACAATGACATTTACGAGGTCGTAACCTCGTCCGATTTGATTACCCTTCGCTCCATCAACACGAAACTACATAGGCATATCGGCATTAATGACTTTGCCGCAATGCTGGCAAATAAAACTATTACGAAATACCAGAATGCCCCCATCGATTTGACCTCAGCACCACTCCTGCTTGCATTAAACAAGATTCACCAATCCAGATACATCAGAAAGCATGCGTACATTCAAAAGCTTGAACACCTGTTCGCAGGCCGCCTTCCCCGCAAAAAAACTGAGGCCGCGATTAAATCAATAGCCACTGAAATAAACGATCCGAAACCACCCAATTACTCAACCGTTTATAACTGGAAGAGGATTTTTGACGGGAACAATCGAAATCCATTGGCCCTGATTAGGGCCGCCCCCAATAGACCAAGAGGGAATTTGTTGTCCGAAGAAGCACATGAACTAATCCAACACTTCATCCACACCGAGTTCTTTAAAGCTGAGCGACCCAACGTCAAGACCATACACAAACTGATCTGCGGAGAGATACAGGCAACAAACTTGGAACGCTTCAAGTACAACGCTGTGGGTTTAAGAGCCCCCTCCTACTCCACCGTGAGGCGCGAAATCATGAAACTTGATGGCTATCTGGTTGACTCTCACAGGCACAGCCGCGATTTCGTCAATAAAAAATACCATTTTGGCGTCAAATCCGAAGTCTCCGAATTGTTGTACGGCCAGGCTCAAGGAGACACCGCCCTAATGAATCTTTTCGTAGTCGATGAGCATGGCATTGTCATGGGAAGACCAATACTCAGTGCCATTTTGGACTTAGGATGCCGAGCATGTACGGGCTGGGATATTTCACTCGGTGCACCCAATGCGGAAAGCTTCATTAAGGCAATTAAGATGGCGGTAGAGGCCAAGCCGGAGGGAGCCATTGGGGGAAAACCGCTAGAGCTTGGCGTCGATAATGGTCCGGAGGTGAGAAACGACCGGGTCAAACTCATCGCACGCCTACTAGGCATCGAACTGCGTTACGTGCCTCCTGGCCAACCAAACGCCAAATCATTTATCGAACGCTTTTTCAGAACGGTAGACACCGGTCTGACTCATTTTATTCCAGGCACAACAAAATCGAGTCCGCTTGAACGCGAAGACTACGATTCTATGAAGCACGCGACTCTGACCTTGAATGAATTGAGATATTTTTTCAAACGCTGGCTCGATGAGGTCTATCACGAGACCGTACATTCATCACTTCATATGTCGCCCAAGCAAGCACTCAAAGAAATGAGCGCAAATCAAATGCCACCCGAGCGCTTCTCACGTGAAGACCTTGATTTCGCTTGTTTATGCTCAAAAAGAAGAGCAATAAAGGGGGGAAGAGTGGAAATCTTCACTCTAACTTGGACTGGCGCCAGCCTTCCCGACGTAGCACGACGGCTTGAGGGTGAATACGCCATCGTCTATTACGACCCAACAAACCTAGGAACAGTATGGGTTGCTCACCCAGAAGAACCCCGCCACCTGTTTCCCGCTATTGCAACCAATCCACAATATCAAGAAGGCCTCTCACTGCAAGACCACAATGCAGTACAAAAGCGTCTCGCTGAAGAAGGAAAAGAATTCACTAACACTGCCGCGCACGAGGCATTGAGAGAAATCTATAGTGAAATAGAGGAAATTATTGAGGATCGCAAGAAGGCCAAGAAAAACAATAAGACTAAGACCCCCCCGAAAACCAAGAAGACCACCACTACCAAGAAGACCACGAAGATCACGAAAACCACGAAGGCCAAGGACGCGAAGAAAGTTGCCCAGCAATCTCACGACAAAGAGAACGACAGCGGCATGCCCATAGCAGAAAAAATTGCTGCCCAGCACTTCGAAGATGAACCCAACCTATACAAATCTTACCGCATAAGACCTACATAG